TTAAACGCCATATTTAATCCTTTTGAGGTCATTTTGAGGGAGGTATGTAGGGAGGCAGTTTCAATAACATGTAAAAAAGTTTCTAAATAGTGATAGAGCTGTACCATGATAAGTACCTGTGAGTTGACATTTTTATCTGGCCAAGTGGTCTGTTCTTACTCAGTTTGGTTTGACTTTTATTCCTGGTGATGACTATAGGATCTGAGACTGGGTAGTAGTCCCAGAAATTGGGTATATAAGGACATTGAGCGGGAGGGCTATGGTGCAAGTTTAAGGGCACAGTGATGGTTGAATTTGATTATTTCTTCTTCCTACAACTTCCTAAATCAGAAGTAACTCCAGAAAAATTGACAGGGTACAATTAGTGCATGTCAAAGTAGATCAGGCTATGGGTTACAGTCTCTGACGTTAGCGTCTTCAGAGTCCCGAGTTAGCAGCGGTGTCCATCCTTAGCAGGAATCCCACCCAGGCAGCAATGATGTCAGGTCTTGCCTCCCAACCTCATAAGGATGTTGTACATAAAGCCTCTGGCAGCGGAGCTGGTGGCATCAGGCTTGAGGGTTCTTCTACGCCCGTGTTTCGTTTCTGTGGTGTCAGTTTGAAACAACTGAATTTGTTAAAAAAACGTTACTGTTGAGTATATCCCTACGTGGGCCCAGATTCTGATGTGATGCGATTTTACTTTGAGTGGCAAACACTCCCctgatgtccttttttcctttattcctgtGCAGATGTCGCTCCTATGAGGATTGCTGTGGTTCAAGATGCTGCGTAAGAGCTCTCTCTATCCAGCGACTATGGTATTTTTGGTACGTCATGACGCTTTGGAATGTTATGTTCATGGTGTCCTATTCTTGTCTTGTTTATATGATTTGAAGCAAGGTATTTTCTGCCCCAGTATTTCAAAGTAGGGTAGGTGCAAGTAAGTGGTAATGCATGTGTTCAGATAAAATGCAGGATTTGGAGTTTTAGCTTATAAAAACCTCCTGATGCCCAACCCCCCTATGCCAATAACAAAAAAGTGCTagaaagcactggaaaatgaGGTTACTTGGCTCGGGTTGACCTGTCCTGTTTCCCCATTCTGTTGGTTTGTACAGGCAGTGGTTCTAACTTTTGTCTAAACTTGCTCAGTTCCTCATACCTGTCCCAACCACTACCGAGTGGCAGCACTGTCCATTTTTGCAGGCCCTCCATTTTAAAAGAGGATGCGTAAGGAGGATTGTACATTTATGCAGAGTTTAAGACAGTCTTGCCAGATGAATAAGGCTTCAGTTAAAAAGGCAAGGTACTTCTGTCACTATGAGGATTTCACTGGAGATGACGGCAaaggaaaagaaggcagaaagatTTGAGCTCGTGAAACCAGCAGCTCAGTAATCTGGATAAAGCTTAAATTAATCACTTTTATAtgtataatgaaaaaataaggtAAATTCTTTTTAgaggagaattttaaaaagcacctgAATGAAACCTCCTCATTACtgcacagagaaagcaaaagctctTCTAGAAAACCTGATTTTAGGCATTTTTATGTAGAATTTAAagagtgtttaaaaaataaaaccttcaaaaTTGGAATgaataaacactgaaaaacagaagcctgATCCGTACTATAATACAGAGATTTCTCAAAGCTGCCTGTGGGATTTCAATGTACAATCCTTACTGATATAACTAGGAGTTCTGCATCTGAATCCCTAGGGTGACGTTGTaaatctctgtttttctgttcagagcaaatcctttccaggATCCCTGCCAAAAAGGAATGTATTAATTTTGGCTTAGAGAAACAGGACCTCTTTCTGCTCTCATTTCCACTATTGAAACAAGAACAGAATTTTGACCATTTACGTAAAAAACCTATCGCTGCCATGCAGTGTCATTTTGTCCATCTCAGTCCTCTGGGAATGCTCCAGAGGAAAAAGCGTTGCGTGCAGGCTTGCCTCTGGCCAGCTTAGgtagagggaaagaaaaacactctGCCTCCAGTGCTTCCAAAGGATCCCAGTTGTTCCTTGTCCTCCAGGAAAGGgtcttgaaagaaaagaaaaggaggtgaCAATTATAGACAGAAGATCCATTAGCACCAGGCAAGAAAATGCCAGCATCCCAGTTGCAACGGTTTGCAAGAGCTTGCATCAGTCACTAGCATGTCTGATAACTGATcaagaaaacacagtgaaaaatatttctaagaacAAAATCTCCTCACACGTTCTGGCTGCAAATGCATATCTCCGCTGAAGAAGTGCAAGGGCATAATGAAGGAAGTTTAGTTAAGTTGGAAAAGGAGCTGAAACAAAATAATATCCTTTTTCTTGAGAATGTATATCCTGTCTagaaagcacaaagcaaaacCTGTGATCTTCAGTGCTGAACATTTCAGTCTACTGGCTTGAGCTTCAGTGTCAGCTATAATATTTCCCATGGGAGACGGAATTAGTGTTACTCGTTTAAGAACagctaaaaatctttctttaagaAGAACTGCAGAATAGCATTCCTCTTTGCACACCTGGTCCCAGGCAAACCTGCTGGCCCACCAGGATGCTGGAGGAGCTAGACTTGTGTCCAAGACGGCACAGTTTTAAACTGTATGGACCTGGAATTTCAGTTCAGTCCCGTGGCTGAACCTGAACTTTCCAAAAAGTCAAGggcatttcattttcatgattgtattttccatattaaaacaACATTGGACAATAACACCAATTGCTGGAGGAATGTCCGTAATTGCCCTAAGATGTGGCTATCTCAAATGACGTAGGCCTGCTGTCCAGCAGCAACCCATTTAAGAAATCCCGCTAAAAATCATAGGGAGGCTGATGATTGATAGATAATAGTCTGAGTTTCTCGTGATGAGCAATCTTGAGTTGAGAGCTGCCTGAACGCAGGTGGGGTTTGACTTCCCTCTTCTCTTTACCTAGGTTCCTTTTGATGATGGGAGTTTTGTTCTGTTGTGGAGCTGGCTTCTTCATCCGAAGGCGGATGTACCCTCCTCCACTAGTAGAAGAACCTACTTTTAACGTGTCTTACACCAGACAACCAGTCAACACTGCATCAGGTCAGAGACTGCTCGTTATACAAGTTTCTCTAATTTCTTATATATGCCAAGACATTAAAAAGGGGTTtggtggtgggctttttttttttttttttttccgaaaacTGTGGGAACTGGGGAAAGGAAGAGTACTGCACTAAACTGTGCAGCCACCTCCTCTGATGAATGAAGTTCTGCTGTCCAGACAATGTAATTCAGCAGCAGCATACAGCAATATTTTTGAGACCCGGAATAAGAGGACTCTTTGTTCCCTTCCCTTGCGTTCCTAATATCTTTACAGCTGTATATCAGTGAATGGAAGAGGATGGGGGACGCTCACTTTGCAGTGTTGACAAAATAATAGATATCCAAAATGAACaatgctgttttcttcttgtGAGTAATTTGAAGAAAGAATTTTAAGTATAGTGGATGCCATTTGGTAGAGGTGAAGGAAAGCCTAACATTTTCCTTCCACAGCCTAGTTTATTGCAAGTCTTCTCTGTTGGATTTGCCTGCCGTATTTTGTGCCATATTCTTTTCTGCAGTGAAGTGGCCCTTCTCCCTGAGCTATCAGTCTGATTGCTCTCTGGTCAGTGGTGGCAGTGAGCATCAGTGAGGAACTGCGTATCGAGGAGTCCCCTGGCAATACTGGTTTTGAAGTTTCTTATTTCTTACCCTCTGGCTGTTAGATAGTCCCAGCCTGGAGAATCTTGTGAACTTGGACTCACCTGTAAGCAGAAGATATTTGTGCTTTACGAGAGCATTTTGATTCCGACTGTCTCTAGTTGGAAGACTTGCAGTGCTGAGATCGTGCTTGAGTGTACGCTCAGGTGCTTGTCTTTTCCTTGTCGCAGTAAGCCCGGACTGAGACACTTCTATGCGCTCTCCTGATTGCAGGAGCCAGGGCTAGCATGCGACTgtgaaaacacacacatgcacgcacgcatcCACGTTTGATACACGGATGCTTTTTCCTGCGCTGTCTGTCGTTCAGTCACGCGTTGTATTATAACAAGAGCTCAAGCCAGAGGATAATTACATTTTCTGGCAGCTTTTCGGGAATTggcaatttgtttttgttttccactgcTTTGGGTAGTGGAAATACAACTGAATATTTTGGATTGAAAAGGGGGATCGCTGAAAGTTTGCTGCCTCAAACTTCTCTGTCAGAAATCATTTTCCGAATCATTACAGCTCTGCAATGTTTTGGCTGCATCAAGGCAACCTGCTTAGAAAAGGTATCATAAAAAGCATCCCAGTGAGCTCTGACTCGAAGTGTGTTGCACAGAGATGCAACACCCTCCACCCTGTCAAGCCTGCTATTGCTCACCTGCTGCTGTGTACACACTTTGAAAACACTGGCGTTTGCATCCTTAAAAATGCGCTCATCGACGCGCGTTCTTCCCTCTCTGTCTCCGAGATCTAAATGGACAGATAAATAGATGTTACAGGCACAAACTAACATTTTACTCaccctatttttttcttaaacttaattttgttttgttttttaaggcctCGAGTTTCCATTCTgcatcctttttttctgcttttctgaacaCACGTTTCTGCCGAGAGTGGAGGgttggcagggaggaaggggatgaCCGAACTAACTAACCCATGTTTTTAAGCCTGAAAAGTAACCCCGAGGTTATGTAAACAAGAAACGCCTTGCAGCTAGATGAGCAAATACCAGATTTAATTTTAGAACATGGCTTTAGTTTTTCATGACACCTCATGGAACTCGAGTTGTGGGCAGATATAAATAAGCTTAGGTCCTTTGACGGCCTACTTATGCCACCTGCTTTCAGATTGCTATTACTCTTTTTTAAACCTCGGGGTCTGAACTAAGCTCACTGCagtccttttttttctatttgtttcactGAACTTTCAGTCAGTCTTTCAGCAATTCCCagtttctctctgtctttctgtcctgCCTTTTCTGAGTTCCTGTACCTTCTCGTTGTCTCTGTCGTCAGCAGCCACCGCTAGGACTTGTGCGTGCCCCTTAATTCATGGCCTCCATTTTTGCGTTTCTGTGGGGCGGATGCAGAACCTCTCCCCAGGGGAGTGGGAAGATGGTGTGCTGTCTGGCCTGCTGGGAGGACAGCAGAGCATGCTGCACTGGGAAAGAAAGTTCAACTGCAAAAGCAAAGGGAATTAGTAGTCAaccaaattttgatttttctctagcTCTTCTTCCAGATTTTGGAGCAGTAGCCAGTACCCTGTAGAGCTGGAGCCCTTGAAGCGTAGCTCCTTGGCCATCTCCTTCCTGCAGATGCAACTGCAACATCTGCCATCCCATGtcagccccagggctgggagaGCTTTCTTTGTGGGCCTGACTAGGCAAGTGGATCAAACATCTCGCCTAAAACTGGCAGTTTGCAGACCTAGTGGTGTCTTTTACTTCAGCCCTGGCCTACGTAGCCCAAAACTAGCATTTTAGGCCGTAGAAAGGGTTGGATCCCTTTGTAGACACATAACAAGTACTTCACGAGCTGATCCTGCAGAAAAGTTGGTACCCAGATGTTGTTTTCTCTTGGATTGAATGAACTGGAAAACTATCCTGAGGGACTACATTAGTTTCCATGCTTGCTCTCAAAATTCTCCAATACGAGGAAGCTTTAACAAAAACAGCTATTTTCCTAAACAGTAAACTTCAATGAGCTGCCTTAGATCTCTTGTTTCCCTGTGTTGATGGAAACTGCAGAAATGCAGAGCTGAACAAGATTTAACTTCATGCTAAAAACGCTTAAGAAAAGAGACCCTGGCTACATAAGTGAGTGTTAGTGCAAACTTTGGAGAAGAAAGACTTGGACCCTGCTCCCAGCCTGGCGCTCTTTCTGCAGCCAGCCGGGTGTTAATACTCAACTGAAGCAGAACAAATAATTCTCGTCACCACAGCAAAGGAAGCGATGCCGTGGAGCAACCCTGTTTCCTCAGataggcaaaaggaaaaatttcttgCGTTATTAAGAAGGAAATAGCCATGTCCCTGGTCggctttctttcctctgtgctcaTGAGTGTCCAAGTAAAACTCTAGGGCCAGACACCCCAGATTCTGTGAATATTTCAATCCATGTGAATTGTGACTTGACCCATCTCTTCTTAATGTTCTAAGAACATATTTTTGGGTTTGTTGTGTGGATCTTTCCAGACTGCTTGAAGTACTAAAGGATGCTTAAAGCTTCAGGATGCCTGTATTCCTCCTATGGTAATACTGAATCCTGGAGTCACTAAGTCATGGAAATGAATGACTGAATGGAAAATCCCTTAGAGACTGTTTCATTATAGGAAAAACAGAGCAGCACCAAAAGGAGAAAATCTGTTGCTCGCTcagtcacaatttttttttgtttcagtcccGCCttatttaaagagagagagagaggggggagggggaaggaaactAGTTTACATATTCAGATAGAGGCACTCAGTGACTTTAATAGCTGAAATCATGTAACATAGTCTTCCAGTGCCTGTTGTGATACCCAAGGGAGGTTACACGCTACTTGTGTTATTCTTCATGGCAGCCATCCCTGTAACTCTTTAGGTGTCATGGTTaggaatttttcatttaattgtaaGTTCCCTTGTCCCTCCAGGCTCCAATTCCGTTTCCTAAATTTAATCTGTGCTAAACAATCTTGTCCCATCGTGTTAGCAAGCCTTAATTGGCTTCAACTGGACTTGCTTTTTTGCGTCACGCATGTTTGTCCTTCACCATATCCTGCCCCAAAGGGAAACTGTCTATTTGAGATATACTCTGAAGCGCAGACTAATCCAGTACATTACAGAATAATCCATGTGGTTCTGTGTGTCTTGTAAGACTTCCAGCCTCAGTTGGGGCTGCCGGGGAAACTCCTGTGTTCGCTGGGGACCCTGAGCCTCTCCTGTATGTGGGCACGACAGCTTTTCTGTCCAGAGAACTGAGCAGGGCTCACTGCTCTCCCTTACAAATGATGGCTCGTTGGGGCAGCAGTGCTCTTGGTCTCGCTAAGTTTCTTTCTATTATGTGCAAAATTGAGACTTCCTTGTGGTGAAAACTCAGTAAGTGAATGTAGCGTGCTGTCCAGCGAGTCTGGGTTTTCTCTGGAGTGGGAGAAACACTGCTCCTTGTCCTTGCTCCGACGAACACTGTGAggcattttacattttctgtaagCAGCCAGCCATAAAACAGAGGCAACCTTTGAGTGTTGCCTTGGCCGCACGTCCTGTGCTCCAGGTAAAACCTGCTGCATATGGCTTCCCTGCGCGGCAGAGCACAGGCAAACTGTCTCTCTTGCGTGTGGAAGGGCATGACTGCTGCTGtctgatgctgctgctgttgatacgttttctccttttttttttttttttttttctttcagggtcACAACAACCTGGGGTGCCATATTACACAGATCCAGGTGGACCTGTGATGAATCCCATGGCTATGGCTTTCCACGTCCAGCCCAATTCCCCCCAAGGGAACCCAGTTTACCCACCCCCACCTTCCTACTGCAACACGCCACCTCCCCCCTACGAGCAGGTGGTGAAATCCTCCACATGAGGACTCTGTGGCTCTTGGACCTGACTGTA
This genomic interval from Struthio camelus isolate bStrCam1 chromosome 2, bStrCam1.hap1, whole genome shotgun sequence contains the following:
- the VOPP1 gene encoding WW domain binding protein VOPP1; translated protein: MSHFQPWVLVLLSLLLECTEAKKHCWYFEGLYPTYYICRSYEDCCGSRCCVRALSIQRLWYFWFLLMMGVLFCCGAGFFIRRRMYPPPLVEEPTFNVSYTRQPVNTASGSQQPGVPYYTDPGGPVMNPMAMAFHVQPNSPQGNPVYPPPPSYCNTPPPPYEQVVKSST